One Engystomops pustulosus chromosome 11, aEngPut4.maternal, whole genome shotgun sequence DNA window includes the following coding sequences:
- the BMPR1A gene encoding bone morphogenetic protein receptor type-1A isoform X2 — MVEHFVATLIGCVLLAVHSQGQNFDILPHRTGMKSNSDPKKLENGVTLAPEDTLPFLNCYCYGYCPEDATNNTCITNGHCFAIIEEDEHGEITLTSGCMKLEGSDFQCKDSPKAQLRRTIECCRTDFCNRDLQPTLPPDGRPGIFGRSIHVIALIISIVVCLLFMMLLIFITCMYKHKLATQRMLYNRDLEQDEAFIPAGESLKALIDLSQSSGSGSGLPLLVQRTIAKQIQMVRQIGKGRYGEVWMGKWRGEKVAVKVFFTAEEASWFRETEIYQTVLMRHENILGFIAADIKGTGSWTQMYLITEYHENGSLYDFLKCATLDTRSLLKLAYSAACGLCHLHTEIYGTQGKPAIAHRDLKSKNILIKENWTCCIADLGLAVKFNSDTHEVDIPLNTRVGTKRYMAPEVLDESLNKNNFQAYIMADIYSFSLIIWEMTRRCITGGIVEEYQLPYYDMVPSDPSFEDMREVVCIKCLRPTVSNRWNSDECLRAILKLMAECWAQNPASRLTALRIKKTLAKMVESQDVKI; from the exons gtcaAAACTTTGACATCTTACCACACAGAACTGGAATGAAATCCAACTCTGATCCGAAGAAGCTAGAAAATGGGGTGACGTTGGCTCCGGAGGACACGTTACCCTTTTTAAACTGTTATTGTTATGGTTATTGCCCTGAGGATGCTACAAATAATACCTGCAT tacaaacgGACATTGCTTTGCTATAATTGAAGAAGATGAACATGGAGAAATTACATTAACTTCTGGCTGCATGAAACTGGAAGGCTCTGATTTTCAGTGCAAG GATTCTCCCAAAGCCCAGTTACGAAGGACAATCGAGTGCTGTCGGACTGACTTCTGCAACAGAGATTTGCAACCCACGTTACCTCCAGATGGGAgaccag GAATATTTGGCAGAAGTATCCACGTCATAGCGCTGATTATCTCCATCGTGGTCTGCTTATTATTCATGATGCTCCTCATCTTTATCACCTGCATGTACAa ACACAAGCTGGCGACCCAGAGAATGCTGTACAACAGAGATCTAGAGCAAGATGAGGCCTTTATACCGGCCGGAGAGTCGTTAAAGGCTCTTATTGACCTGTCGCAGAGTTCTGGCAGTGGATCTGGACTTCCTCTTTTG GTCCAGAGAACAATCGCCAAGCAGATCCAGATGGTGAGACAGATAGGAAAAGGACGGTACGGAGAGGTTTGGATGGGAAAATGGAGAGGAGAAAAAGTGGCCGTAAAAGTGTTCTTCACTGCCGAGGAAGCAAGCTGGTTCAGAGAGACCGAAATCTACCAAACTGTGTTAATGCGACATGAGAACATATTGG gttttattgCTGCCGATATTAAAGGGACTGGATCATGGACACAAATGTATCTAATAACGGAATATCATGAGAATGGGTCTTTATACGATTTCCTCAAGTGTGCTACTTTGGATACCAGATCTCTACTAAAGCTGGCCTATTCGGCTGCTTGCGGCCTCTGCCATCTGCATACTGAAATTTATGGTACTCAAGGAAAGCCAGCGATCGCGCACAGGGATCTGAAGAGCAAAAACATCCTGATAAAGGAAAACTGGACGTGTTGCATCGCAGACCTGGGACTCGCCGTTAAATTTAACAG TGATACACACGAAGTAGATATTCCACTGAACACCCGTGTTGGCACAAAGCGGTACATGGCACCTGAAGTCCTGGATGaaagtttaaataaaaataatttccaaGCTTATATTATGGCAGATATCTACAGCTTCAGTTTAATCATTTGGGAGATGACCCGTCGTTGCATCACTGGTG GTATTGTTGAAGAGTATCAATTGCCATATTATGATATGGTGCCAAGCGACCCTTCTTTTGAGGACATGAGAGAAGTTGTGTGCATTAAATGTTTACGGCCCACTGTGTCAAATAGATGGAACAGTGATGAG TGCTTGAGGGCGATTTTGAAGCTTATGGCAGAGTGTTGGGCCCAAAATCCAGCTTCTCGTCTCACAGCTCTAAGGATCAAAAAGACACTCGCAAAAATGGTGGAGTCACAAGATGTCAAGATTTGA
- the BMPR1A gene encoding bone morphogenetic protein receptor type-1A isoform X1, which translates to MVEHFVATLIGCVLLAVHSQGQNFDILPHRTGMKSNSDPKKLENGVTLAPEDTLPFLNCYCYGYCPEDATNNTCITNGHCFAIIEEDEHGEITLTSGCMKLEGSDFQCKDSPKAQLRRTIECCRTDFCNRDLQPTLPPDGRPVGIFGRSIHVIALIISIVVCLLFMMLLIFITCMYKHKLATQRMLYNRDLEQDEAFIPAGESLKALIDLSQSSGSGSGLPLLVQRTIAKQIQMVRQIGKGRYGEVWMGKWRGEKVAVKVFFTAEEASWFRETEIYQTVLMRHENILGFIAADIKGTGSWTQMYLITEYHENGSLYDFLKCATLDTRSLLKLAYSAACGLCHLHTEIYGTQGKPAIAHRDLKSKNILIKENWTCCIADLGLAVKFNSDTHEVDIPLNTRVGTKRYMAPEVLDESLNKNNFQAYIMADIYSFSLIIWEMTRRCITGGIVEEYQLPYYDMVPSDPSFEDMREVVCIKCLRPTVSNRWNSDECLRAILKLMAECWAQNPASRLTALRIKKTLAKMVESQDVKI; encoded by the exons gtcaAAACTTTGACATCTTACCACACAGAACTGGAATGAAATCCAACTCTGATCCGAAGAAGCTAGAAAATGGGGTGACGTTGGCTCCGGAGGACACGTTACCCTTTTTAAACTGTTATTGTTATGGTTATTGCCCTGAGGATGCTACAAATAATACCTGCAT tacaaacgGACATTGCTTTGCTATAATTGAAGAAGATGAACATGGAGAAATTACATTAACTTCTGGCTGCATGAAACTGGAAGGCTCTGATTTTCAGTGCAAG GATTCTCCCAAAGCCCAGTTACGAAGGACAATCGAGTGCTGTCGGACTGACTTCTGCAACAGAGATTTGCAACCCACGTTACCTCCAGATGGGAgaccag TAGGAATATTTGGCAGAAGTATCCACGTCATAGCGCTGATTATCTCCATCGTGGTCTGCTTATTATTCATGATGCTCCTCATCTTTATCACCTGCATGTACAa ACACAAGCTGGCGACCCAGAGAATGCTGTACAACAGAGATCTAGAGCAAGATGAGGCCTTTATACCGGCCGGAGAGTCGTTAAAGGCTCTTATTGACCTGTCGCAGAGTTCTGGCAGTGGATCTGGACTTCCTCTTTTG GTCCAGAGAACAATCGCCAAGCAGATCCAGATGGTGAGACAGATAGGAAAAGGACGGTACGGAGAGGTTTGGATGGGAAAATGGAGAGGAGAAAAAGTGGCCGTAAAAGTGTTCTTCACTGCCGAGGAAGCAAGCTGGTTCAGAGAGACCGAAATCTACCAAACTGTGTTAATGCGACATGAGAACATATTGG gttttattgCTGCCGATATTAAAGGGACTGGATCATGGACACAAATGTATCTAATAACGGAATATCATGAGAATGGGTCTTTATACGATTTCCTCAAGTGTGCTACTTTGGATACCAGATCTCTACTAAAGCTGGCCTATTCGGCTGCTTGCGGCCTCTGCCATCTGCATACTGAAATTTATGGTACTCAAGGAAAGCCAGCGATCGCGCACAGGGATCTGAAGAGCAAAAACATCCTGATAAAGGAAAACTGGACGTGTTGCATCGCAGACCTGGGACTCGCCGTTAAATTTAACAG TGATACACACGAAGTAGATATTCCACTGAACACCCGTGTTGGCACAAAGCGGTACATGGCACCTGAAGTCCTGGATGaaagtttaaataaaaataatttccaaGCTTATATTATGGCAGATATCTACAGCTTCAGTTTAATCATTTGGGAGATGACCCGTCGTTGCATCACTGGTG GTATTGTTGAAGAGTATCAATTGCCATATTATGATATGGTGCCAAGCGACCCTTCTTTTGAGGACATGAGAGAAGTTGTGTGCATTAAATGTTTACGGCCCACTGTGTCAAATAGATGGAACAGTGATGAG TGCTTGAGGGCGATTTTGAAGCTTATGGCAGAGTGTTGGGCCCAAAATCCAGCTTCTCGTCTCACAGCTCTAAGGATCAAAAAGACACTCGCAAAAATGGTGGAGTCACAAGATGTCAAGATTTGA